CAGCTATCTCTCTGACCTGATCTTTGGTCAAAGTGCCGACCTTGTTCTTGTTGGGCTCACCGGAACCTTTGGCAAGACCGGCCAGCTTCTTTATGAGAACGCTTGCTGGAGGTGTCTTGAGCTCAAAGGTGAAACTACGATCGGCGTAGACGGTGATCACCGCAGGGATGATCATTCCAGGCTGATCGTTGGTCTTAGCGTTGAACTGTTTGCAGAACTCCATTATGTTGACGCCGTGCTGACCAAGGGCAGGTCCAACT
The uncultured Dethiosulfovibrio sp. genome window above contains:
- the rplK gene encoding 50S ribosomal protein L11 — its product is MAKKVIGQIKLQLPAGKATPAPPVGPALGQHGVNIMEFCKQFNAKTNDQPGMIIPAVITVYADRSFTFELKTPPASVLIKKLAGLAKGSGEPNKNKVGTLTKDQVREIAEIKKQDLNANDVEAAMCMIAGTARSMGVTISE